A genomic region of bacterium contains the following coding sequences:
- a CDS encoding M20/M25/M40 family metallo-hydrolase: MLDVRGADPVGWRVPPFSAEIVEMPPFRSVLVGRGARAVKGPLCVWLNAVEACRAVLGRPPVNLYLLAESDEILGSPHYRDMMDRYRDRLARSAACWTPGASQDREGIAHVTLGYKGMIYLALRSSGALWGRGPRGGPIHGMAKSVVDSPVWRLIQGLATLTCADENGIAIDGFGARDWVPSPGETMEMEAIRTRFHGEPWQRVLAGVQGAMIPATDGLDDSEIYRRYFFGPSVNISGLRSGYTGPGTPTFTLPHLAEAFLDIRIPRTWRTGEVLRALRSRLDACGFSAIETEVFGAFDGSRVAPDAHIVRAAKDMFESAGLDILWWPATGGGGPWSIFATELGLPVLRDIGLGHGRASLTDEYLVIDGAEKVGGIVEMALSHAELMLRMGET; this comes from the coding sequence ATGCTCGATGTCCGTGGCGCGGATCCTGTTGGGTGGCGAGTGCCACCGTTCAGTGCGGAGATAGTTGAGATGCCTCCTTTCCGGAGCGTTCTGGTTGGTCGTGGCGCGCGAGCGGTTAAGGGACCGCTCTGCGTCTGGCTCAACGCGGTTGAGGCGTGCCGGGCGGTACTTGGCCGACCGCCCGTCAACTTGTACCTCTTGGCTGAGAGTGACGAGATCTTGGGGAGTCCGCACTACCGCGACATGATGGATCGATACCGCGATCGATTGGCAAGAAGCGCGGCGTGTTGGACTCCCGGTGCTTCGCAGGATCGTGAGGGCATTGCCCATGTCACGTTGGGGTATAAGGGGATGATCTACTTAGCGTTGCGCTCATCGGGGGCGCTGTGGGGGCGTGGACCACGCGGCGGCCCGATTCACGGCATGGCCAAGTCCGTTGTAGATAGTCCAGTTTGGCGACTCATACAGGGACTCGCGACGCTGACGTGTGCTGATGAGAATGGAATTGCCATAGACGGTTTTGGCGCACGCGACTGGGTGCCGAGCCCGGGCGAAACGATGGAAATGGAGGCGATTCGCACGCGGTTTCACGGCGAACCATGGCAGCGCGTCCTCGCGGGGGTGCAGGGAGCAATGATACCGGCTACCGATGGTCTCGACGACTCAGAAATCTACCGTCGATACTTTTTTGGGCCCAGCGTTAACATTAGCGGACTACGAAGTGGTTATACTGGCCCAGGGACGCCAACATTCACCCTGCCGCACTTGGCGGAAGCGTTTCTCGACATTCGCATCCCACGCACGTGGAGGACCGGCGAGGTTCTTCGTGCGCTTCGGTCGCGCCTGGACGCTTGTGGCTTTTCGGCCATCGAAACGGAAGTTTTTGGGGCGTTTGATGGCTCCCGGGTCGCGCCTGACGCCCACATCGTGCGGGCGGCCAAAGACATGTTCGAATCGGCGGGCTTGGATATTTTGTGGTGGCCAGCTACTGGGGGCGGCGGGCCGTGGTCGATTTTTGCTACTGAGTTGGGACTTCCAGTGTTGCGCGATATCGGCCTCGGACATGGACGTGCGTCGTTGACAGATGAGTATTTAGTAATCGATGGAGCGGAAAAGGTTGGGGGCATAGTGGAGATGGCGCTCTCGCATGCTGAACTTATGCTTCGCATGGGTGAGACATAG